The nucleotide sequence AACCATGAGACCCATTGAATCCCAAAATCCGGGCCGTGGCAATTCCCTTTCAGGAGAAATCTGCCGACAGCTTCTGACAGGGATTATGCAGCCGGTTTTTCACGATAGTCGGCAAGAATAATGGCAGGCCGGGGACACAGGCCATCAGCCCTTTCCGTCAGCACCCGGACATGGGTGCCCAGATCCCCCAGCAAGCCGTAATGCCTTTTCCATGCAGCAGCAAGACGATAGAAAATTTCACCTGCAAGACCTGCACACCCTGTTGCAGATGCACGGTCAGATCCATCCGGCAGCAGGGGGGCCGGATTTCGGGAAACAGCATCCAGGGCTTCGCGGCATTCCCTGAGATAAAAAGCTGCCAGAATCATCCTGACAGGCGAACAGCAGGGCTCGGCACCTTCTTCAAGACGCGGGGGAAGATCCATAAACACCAGCTCAGCGCCGGACAGCAGCGACAGGCAATCTTCGGCCTTTCTGACGGGCCTGCGCAGGGTCTCAGGATTCAGGGCGCTGTACAGCAGAAACCCCAGGACATCCCGCCTCTCCATGAATTCCTGCGAGACCGTGGACCGTGGCCGGACCAGGCCCTGCAGTTTCTGGACCACACCACGTCCGCCAGACCGGCCAAACCAGGCAAGAATCCCGGTTTCCGGTACGGGGACATGTTTCATTCTCCCACGCAGCTCACCTGTCAGGCTTTCCAGGGAAATAACCCTGCTATAACCACGATTTTCCCAGCTTTGCAGGAGAGGGGCATTCTGTGTCCCCGCTGCTTCTGCATAACCCGGCCTGTCCCCGATGACGGACAGAAGGGAAGAGGTCAGGACAACGGGAAGGATCCCGCCCTGCCCACAGGCCGCCATCGGACTGACATAGGATTCTTCAGGGTTCCAGCCGTTCAGTCCGTTACCGGACAGAATGCCGGAAACAAGACTCTGGATTTCCAGGTTCCGTTCCTGCAACCCGGCTGCAGCTCTCCGGCGCCACGGAGACGGGGCAGGAATTCCGGACAGGGCAGAAGGTTCAAGGGCCGCATGCAACAGGATCGTCAGGAAGTCTTCGGGCTTATATTGATCAAGTGCACCACGCCCTGTTTTCCGGAACATTTGCAATACCTGTAATGGTTTCAGCAATGCCCCATCCTGCCAGAACCGGATGAAAACAAAGAAGAAAAAACGCTGCGGGCTCCCAAGGTGTTGTCTCTGCCCGAAAGAGGGAGTAGAAAGGCCCTGTCTTCTGTACAGTTTTCGGTATTTCCGGAGCCAGTCCATGACCGTTCCCCCGTCCGGCGCACAGAATCCGGACCTTTTCACCGCCCCTGAAAAGAATGAGCAAAAGGGCGAAACCCGCCGCGATTTCCTGTACCTGCTGGCCGGCGGTATGGCTGCCGTGGCCGGGGTCAGCGTGCTGTGGCCTTTCATCGACCAGCTGAACCCGGCAGCGGACACCCTGGCCATGTCGACTATCGAGGTTGATCTGGCGCCCATCCAGCCCGGACAGGCCATCACGGTAAAATGGCGCGGCAAGCCGGTGTTCATCCGTCACCGCATACCGGCGGAAATCGAACAGGCCAAGGCGGTCAATGTGGCTGACCTGCGCGATCCCCAA is from Pseudomonadota bacterium and encodes:
- the petA gene encoding ubiquinol-cytochrome c reductase iron-sulfur subunit, with the protein product MTVPPSGAQNPDLFTAPEKNEQKGETRRDFLYLLAGGMAAVAGVSVLWPFIDQLNPAADTLAMSTIEVDLAPIQPGQAITVKWRGKPVFIRHRIPAEIEQAKAVNVADLRDPQSDDQRVKKPEWLVMVGICTHLGCVPLGQKPTDKKGDFGGWFCPCHGSHYDTAGRIRKGPAPLNLAVPDYQFLTDTTVRIG